One part of the Solanum dulcamara chromosome 3, daSolDulc1.2, whole genome shotgun sequence genome encodes these proteins:
- the LOC129883756 gene encoding uncharacterized protein LOC129883756, whose product MIMNRRMIDQCLLMVFLCLSYDGVRGTKLSKQEDLELEKQLKVLNKPPIKTIKTKYGDIYDCVNFYEQPAFNHPLLKNHNYHPQMKPSLSMKESVSTISTSNYKLSRIECPVGTVPIRRTTKEDLMRHKLMPPPEDVMVNNSLIRRENSSDLKRRYKPLKGYKIAIVHTEDFPGNKFGGAGVITNVYNPHVEGQQHSACRLKLIKETNIIQVGWRVDPTLYGDNLTRLFIHFTDGKTSSCFNLFCPAFVLLNTQIPIDGVFDPVSERGGNISDIGLSINWDLKEGNWWLFSTESNTPFGFWPREVFDDDFAHFATRVEWGGVVYSPQGILEPPMGSSFFPIENDNYDAFCKNMTLLSDRGERLFAVESQLSTYIDNSDLYNVLTNPGLMYYGGPGEQ is encoded by the exons ATGATAATGAATCGAAGGATGATAGATCAATGTTTGTTGATGGTCTTTCTATGTTTGAGTTATGATGGGGTACGAGGAACAAAGTTGTCCAAACAAGAAGATTTAGAGTTGGAGAAGCAACTAAAAGTCCTAAATAAACCTCCAATTAAAACCATTAAG ACTAAATATGGTGATATATATGATTGTGTGAATTTCTACGAGCAACCTGCATTTAACCATCCTTTATTGAAGAATCACAATTATCATCCACAG ATGAAACCATCTTTGTCTATGAAAGAGAGCGTTTCAACTATATCAACAAGTAATTACAAGTTGTCAAGAATCGAATGTCCAGTTGGAACTGTTCCTATCAGAAGAACAACCAAAGAAGATCTTATGAGACATAAACTTATGCCGCCACCAGAAGATGTCATGGTCAATAATTCACTTATTCGT AGAGAAAACTCCAGTGATTTAAAAAGAAGATATAAACCTTTAAAAGGGTACAAG ATTGCAATCGTTCATACCGAAGACTTTCCAGGTAACAAATTTGGTGGAGCTGGGGTGATAACTAATGTCTATAATCCTCATGTCGAAGGTCAACAACATAGTGCATGTCGATTGAAATTGATTAAGGAAACAAATATCATACAAGTCGGTTGGAGA GTTGACCCAACCTTATATGGTGACAacttgactaggttatttataCATTTTACG GATGGTAAAACTAGTagttgttttaatttgttttgtcCTGCATTTGTTCTTCTAAACACACAAATACCGATAGATGGAGTGTTTGATCCCGTTTCAGAACGAGGAGGGAATATATCTGATATAGGGCTTTCGATAAATTGg gACCTAAAAGAAGGAAATTGGTGGTTGTTCTCTACGGAGTCTAATACACCATTTGGTTTTTGGCCTCGAGAGGTGTTTGATGACGACTTTGCACATTTTGCAACCAGAGTTGAATGGGGTGGAGTCGTATATAGTCCACAAGGAATACTCGAACCTCCGATGGGTTCAAGCTTTTTCCCTATTGAAAACGATAACTATGATGCATTTTGTAAAAATATGACACTTTTAAGCGATAGAGGTGAACGACTCTTTGCAGTAGAGAGTCAATTGTCCACATATATAGACAACAGTGATTTGTATAATGTTCTGACTAATCCTGGTTTAATGTATTATGGTGGACCTGGTGAACAGTAA